The following coding sequences lie in one Chanos chanos chromosome 4, fChaCha1.1, whole genome shotgun sequence genomic window:
- the LOC115809887 gene encoding LOW QUALITY PROTEIN: GDP-L-fucose synthase-like (The sequence of the model RefSeq protein was modified relative to this genomic sequence to represent the inferred CDS: substituted 1 base at 1 genomic stop codon), whose product LTIXMEGADSKMRVLVTGGSGLVGKAIERVVKEGGAKEGEEWIFLSSKDADLTDAAQTKAIFQKYRPTHVIHLAAMVGGVFRNIKLNLDFWRKNMHINDNVLNTAYEFGVVKVVSCLSTCIFPDKTTYPIDETMIHNGPPHDSNYGYSYAKRMVDVQNRALLQQYGRCYAAVITPNMFGPHDNFNIEDGHVVPGLIHKTYLACKEGTPLHVWGSGTPRRQFVYSLDMARLFIWALREYEEVEPIILSVGEEDEISIKEAALAIADAFEFKGQVLYDTSKTDGQFKKTASNAKLRRYLPDFKFTPFSQAIKETCDWFAANYDTARK is encoded by the exons ctcactatttagatggagggagcagacagCAAGATGCGTGTCCTGGTGACAGGAGGCAGTGGGCTGGTTGGTAAAGCGATTGAAAGAGTGGTGAAGGAAGGTGGGGCAAAGGAAGGGGAGGAATggatttttctctcctccaaaGACGCCGACCTCAC GGACGCGGCACAGACAAAGGCCATCTTCCAGAAATACCGCCCCACACATGTCATCCATCTTGCAGCCATGGTGGGCGGGGTGTTCAGAAACATAAAACTAAACCTGGACTTCTGG AGGAAAAATATGCACATAAATGATAACGTCCTCAATACAGCTTACGAGTTTGGGGTGGTCAAGGTCGTCTCCTGTCTGTCAACCTGCATTTTTCCTGACAAAACCACCTACCCCATTGATGAGACTATG aTCCATAATGGTCCACCCCATGACTCTAACTATGGTTACTCTTATGCAAAGCGGATGGTTGATGTTCAAAACAG ggcatTACTTCAGCAATACGGGCGTTGTTACGCGGCTGTTATCACTCCTAACATGTTTGGTCCCCATGATAATTTTAACATCGAGGATGGACATGTGGTGCCTGGACTGATACACAAGACTTACCTTGCATGTA AGGAAGGTACACCATTGCATGTTTGGGGTTCTGGTACTCCGCGGCGACAGTTTGTCTACTCGCTGGATATGGCTCGCCTCTTCATCTGGGCGCTGAGAGAATATGAGGAGGTGGAACCAATAATATTGTCag TTGGAGAGGAGGATGAGATTTCCATTAAGGAGGCTGCCTTGGCTATTGCTGATGCTTTTGAGTTTAAAGGCCAGGTTCTT TATGACACCAGCAAAACTGATGGTCAGTTTAAGAAAACAGCCAGCAATGCTAAACTTCGCCGCTATCTCCCAGACTTTAAATTCACACCCTTCAGCCAAG CGATTAAAGAAACGTGTGACTGGTTT